The Thunnus albacares chromosome 11, fThuAlb1.1, whole genome shotgun sequence genome contains a region encoding:
- the LOC122992048 gene encoding interleukin-1 receptor type 2, which produces MVRLALMFLVVIIEYVYGAPTLPPLPMKDGCFLVSPEVEMFRVEGEAIILNFPAFQRVLQVRNIAPPTATYLIARGNGTGAYEGEGRFHQRDRELWLLPAQASDSGNYTCTYRNETYCITGSIMLHVYKSSSLNMEKLSYLIEVKVGEEWNLSCPSLHNFNLTESQIEWYEGSSPTPPQLGREGSFHQNLGGDLMIPVVKPSHAGFYTCQCRVLINNQQYKVSRAIQLRVQGPDPAQTTTTTVPDISMTSEPGLISSSSSSTVHTPTLKPPVIVSPLNGTIFESPHGSGLELFCMVLTGCQAADSTEVTWLVNGQSVESSYLDGRALQGARRHTRVSEGCQIELRLIVVAMTEEDIQTELKCVAQNEGGRREVVTQLQLEDSTFTWVVVATVAVSCFLTVVSVFLYVLLKPKRKMKMDYFLARQNSTF; this is translated from the exons ATGGTTCGCCTGGCATTAATGTTCTTGGTGGTCATCATCGAATACGTTTATGGAGCACCCACACTGCCTCCTCTGCCTATGAAAG ATGGCTGCTTCCTGGTATCTCCAGAGGTGGAGATGTTCAGAGTGGAGGGTGAGGCCATAATCCTCAACTTCCCCGCTTTCCAGAGAGTCCTCCAAGTACGCAACATCGCCCCCCCGACAGCAACCTATCTCATTGCCAGGGGCAACGGTACAGGAGCCTATGAGGGTGAGGGGCGTTTCCATCAGCGTGACAGAGAGTTGTGGCTCCTCCCAGCTCAGGCCTCAGATTCAGGGAACTACACCTGCACCTACAG AAATGAAACCTACTGTATCACCGGGAGTATCATGCTACATGTGTACAAGTCCAGTTCTCTGAACATGGAGAAACTATCCTATTTAATTGAAGTCAAAGTGGGAGAGGAGTGGAATCTGAGTTGTCCATCTTTACATAACTTCAACCTGACAGAGAGTCAGATAGAGTGGTACGAG GGCTCCAGCCCCACTCCCCCTCAGCTTGGCAGGGAGGGCTCCTTCCACCAGAATCTCGGAGGTGATCTAATGATTCCTGTTGTAAAGCCATCGCATGCCGGTTTCTACACCTGCCAGTGCAGAGTGCTCATCAACAACCAGCAGTACAAAGTCAGCCGAGCCATCCAGCTCCGTGTGCAAG GTCCAGACCCAGCTCAAACTACAACTACCACTGTGCCTGACATCTCCATGACCTCTGAGCCAGGGttgatcagcagcagcagcagcagcactgttcACA CTCCTACACTTAAGCCACCTGTGATTGTCTCACCACTGAACGGAACAATATTTGAAAGTCCGCATG GTTCAGGACTGGAACTGTTTTGCATGGTGCTCACTGGATGTCAAGCTGCAGATTCCACTGAGGTCACATGGTTGGTCAATGGCCAATCAGTGGAGTCATCGTACCTTGATGGACGGGCTCTGCAGGGGGCAAGGAG GCACACTAGGGTGTCTGAAGGGTGCCAGATTGAGTTAAGGCTGATTGTTGTAGCGATGACAGAAGAAGACATACAGACGGAGCTGAAATGTGTTGCTCAGAACGAAGGAGGGAGACGGGAAGTCGTCACACAGCTTCAACTAGAGG ACTCCACGTTTACATGGGTGGTGGTAGCTACAGTGGCGGTGTCCTGCTTCCTGACTGtagtttctgtctttctctatgTGCTCTTAAAACctaaaaggaaaatgaaaatggattACTTCCTGGCTCGGCAAAACAGCACCTTCTAA